In Lolium rigidum isolate FL_2022 chromosome 3, APGP_CSIRO_Lrig_0.1, whole genome shotgun sequence, the genomic window aacggagactctctgtcccccagatcttggcttcgcgatggcggcggctctggaaggtttctcgtaccgtggcttttccgtctcgaggttttaggtcagggacctttatataggcgaagagacggagtcggaaggtcaacgaggcggtgtcacagtagggcggcgcagcccacaccctggccgcgccagcctggtgtgtggtggGCTGTGGCCCCctacggcgactctcgggtgttccggaagcttcatgcaatcctaagactgcgggcgttgatttcgtccgattccgagaatatttccttactaggatttcgaaaccaaaaacagcgagaaaacgacagcggcccttcggcatctcgtcaataggttagttccggaaaacgcataaatatgacataaagtatgcataaaacatgtagatatcatcaataatgtggcatggaacataagaaattatcgatacgtcggagacgtatcaggggccggccactcaagcctccaaccttggccgccccctttgaggccggcgcccaagcccccctctccccaaaccctagccgcccctcctccacatacctctcccgcagcgcataggcgaagccctaccggagatctccaccaccaccaccgccaccacgccgtcgtgctgccgggattccgaggaggatatactacatccgctgcccgctggaacggggagaaggacgtcgtcatcaacaccgaatgtgtgaccgagtacggaggtgctgcccgattgtggcaccgtcaagatcttctacgcgcttttgcaagcggcaagtgatcgactacatccaccacgagatctaatctcgttaggctttggaaatcttcgagggttagtctcatgatcttctcgttgctaccgtctactagattagatcttggcttgtgttttcgttcttgcggtagaaattttttttgttttctatgctacgaatcccatcaaaatTGCTCAGTTAGGATCAACTTCTACGCCACATCCTTCAGTGTAGGTTGGGGGAATTTCTTAAGCATTGTATTCATTGATGGGTATGTGTATCTATACACAATTAAAAGGGATGAACTGGCCTCTAGATCCTATCCACGAGATGGGATTGTGTATTCATTGATGGGGTTGTTTAACCTAAACAAGTTAATTGTGACATAATAGGGTAGTTAGCATTTACAACCGAATACAAAGGAGAAGATCGTATCTTCTCTAACACTTTGGAAATCTCggggaaacaaaaaagacaattgCCAGTATGACCAGTTTGGACATGTGTGCTACCGGTTTTGCCGCCTCTTACGAGGGCTGGGACTAGGGTGTTTTCACCGTGGGGCCTTGTAGAGCTTCAAAATGGTACGTGCCTTTATTTATGAGATTCAGTCCCCCCTTCATTTGTGAAAGTCCGTTCTAGTTGTTGAGCATATCTTAAGAGAAGGAAATGAAGTTGGGCTAGTTGAGCATAAATAAACAATATCTTCTAACCTACTTGGTTGTCCTAAATATTTGACATCTCTTATCCGGTTAGGCGTTATTTTAGAGCTTTTGATTTGTGGAATCCTCCTCGAGCAAAGTTTATGAAGATTTGAGACTTGCCTCAAGATTCACCATGAGAGATTGAGCAAGTTCCGAATGGAACTGGGCGGGCACAAGGAGAAAAATGTGAAGTTTGAGGACTTCAAGACATGCGTACCTTGCTTCTCCAACGAAAACGTAGAATTGTTGCCGACAACTTAAAACTTCGGGATAGATCCGTGTCTTCGCATCTAGCTTTTATTTCTTGACTTATTTTATTAGCCTCTTGTTACTAGATCTACTTCAGTTTCTTACTGCTTTAACTTTTCAGTTGGTCTAAATGTCCTTTTGAACCCTCTGGTCGATAAACCGGGATAAAGATGGAGTTGGGCCAAGACTTGTTTTTTGGAGAAACAGTTGGGCCAAGGGTGAGGAACTCATTTGGCGTGCATCCGTTTCTGCAGCCCAAGAACTCATGAGGCGCTGTGATCGGCGCCTCAGTCCTTTCGGCCCAGCCCGCCAGGTCATCTCGCCTTGCTTGACTCGCAGACTGCGCCTGGATCAGGACCAGGAGCAGACCCTAACTCCGACGTCCCAAACCCGAGCCAGgagaggcggtggccggcgggtGGCGAGACGTCTCTGCTAGGTGGCGGACGGCTGCAGTGAATCAGGCGGCGCACGCAGCAGGTACTCTCCATCCTCTTTCCACTCATTCGAAATAGTATTGGAATTTTTATCTGCTGGTCTGCTGATTCTTGATCGGAGAACGTCGGAGGAAGTGGATGTGGGCGATTTCGTGAGAGCGGGCGGCGAAACATTGATGTTTCCGATCTCCTCTCTCGTCTCTGCGCTGGCGGCGAGCTACTTTACTCCCTCTCCCTTGCGCGTCGTCTCCACTCTTTCCTCTCTGCGCTGGAGGCGAGCTGGTTCTCCTCTGGCTTCCTCGCGCGCTGTCATCTCTCTGCCCTAGCGGCGCTCGTCCTATTCCTCTATTGCCAAGCACTCAAGTGGATAATGACGAGACTCCAGTTCAACAAAATACTTCTTTTTTTTACCATGTTCACCAAAATACTTCAATTTATCAGTTGCTATAATTACTCCTTTAACGTGCCAAGAAAATGCCATGTCTCACGCTGGATGAAATTTATGGTGCTACTTGTATAATTTACTTCTGATGTATGTGTATATCAACCGGAACAATGAAATAGCCTTTTTTGTAATCAACCTATACCTACCAGATTGCCCACATGAGCTATTCTAAACCAACTACCTGACCCTTTGTACTGTATGCATTCATTTAATTAAACGTGATTTCATTGCAGATTGCATTCTAGTTCTGTTACATACTAAATATTATCGTTGTATGTATTTCTAGCTTTCCGAGTGGTAGATTGGAGAAGGTGGTGATTTGTAGTAGTAGTATTTGTCACTAAGATTTATGTACAAGGGGGTAATATAACCATGTGAAGCACAGAGGTCATCAAAACAACCTATTCACCTTCGCCCCTCCAACCAAACACGAAATTGGATAAGCCTAACAACTACTTATTCATCCAACCAAACAATTTATTTTTGGCTcatcccacccacccacccaaccaAAATAAAATGATATCCCAACCCACCCACCCTTGCCCTCAAACCAAGCGCACCTACTCACTAGATAGTCTTGGCATTTCTGCCACCCTATTTGCGTGAGGTTGTTTGAATTAGGTTTAGCCGCGCATGTATGATTATAAGGTAATCAAGATCTGAATTTTACTGCATGATTTAGGTGAGAGAGGTCAGTTTGCTGGTATGTTGTGGGTCACAGGAGGGGTGTGAGGCTTCCACAGCTAATTATAGGCTTTCTTAACGATGCTTATGTGTGCCAAACTTGGGCCCATTAGCTTTCTTCCCAAACAGTCATCTATGGGTTGATACTTTGTTTTTGTTCGATATAATTATATAAGTTCCAGTGAAGTCTGTATTGTTCCCTGAAATTACTAGTGGAATAGAATTGTGACTGTCCATTCCAGGCTATGGTTTTCTTGGATGGTTAATTAGTGGCGGACTTGCTAATGCAAACAGGACTGGTCAGGCCCATAAATTCAAAGTATCACATGAATTTTCTTTTTCATGGGCTGTGGTAGCATACTAGCATGTTATCTGCCGGAACAAGACTTTTGTGTTTAGACCAAGTTAAGGTTTTCATGTTACAGTTGCCAGCGTAGCTTGGATTAGAATTGCTCACTGGAGCAAATGGTGAATTCATGTTTGCATTCACTAGCTCAGAAACCTGTATGAATTTCTTAACATTGCTCATCCATGTTCTGAATATTTCTTCTTATTATCCTTGAGTCCTGAACCGCAAAGGTGTCAATATGTCTTGTTCTAAACAGGGTTGCCATTTCATCATGACGACCTAGAATATAACCTTAGATGATGCTGCTATAACAGGTTTACTCATAATTAATTGGGCCGAACAGAACAGCAGAAGTAGCCCAAAATACCTAGTTGTTGCCTCTCAGTTGAGTCAGGTTGATAGTTTCTGTAGCGACCTCTCAACCTTAGTCAGGTCAGCGTGGTGTATAGAATCTGTAAAGTTTATGATTGGGTAATCTATATATTTCCCGTGCAAACATCAACTTTCTCTCGTGACTGACAAGGTCTGAGAAATACTCCATAGGGTCTTTGCTTTAATATGCTTGCCAACTATTGGTCACAAGATTGCTTGCCTGTTGGTATGCTCCGGTTATATGTTTGCCTCTTAATGCTCTTTGTGAATGTTTTGTTACAGCAGTGTATTTTTGTTTTGAGTGTTGAGTCATAGTGATAATTGGCATCTAGTATGTGTTAGGACTAATATCAGTTTTCTTCACTTTTACCTTCCAAGACATTTATCACTTGGTTAGTTATCTGTATGCTTTTGATATGGtaatgttttttttccttttattgaTTCTGATAAGAATGTTCATTTTCTCTTTGCAGGTTTCTTTCATTGTGACATCTTTCTGCGGCTAGTTCAGTCACAAGGAAAATGGCAAGCAGGGCAGGTGGTGACGGCAAAGAACCCATAAATGAACAAGTAGTCGCAAATACTTATGCCAACATGCGCACTGAAATGAACCAACTCTACACCAAGATCACGGAGCTGGAGATGGAAGTGAGCGAGCATTCTCTCGTGATTGGCGCAATCGAGCCTCTGGACCCCACAAGGCGCTGCTACAGAATGattggtggagtcctggtggagaGGACCATCAAGGAAGTGCTGCCTGCCGTGCACCGCAACAAGGAGGGCCTTGAGGAGGTGGTCTCTCGCATGAAGGAGGCGCtggagaagaaaaagaaggagaTCACCGAGTTCGAGCTCAAGTACAAGATCAGGATCCGGAAGGGTGACGGCAATGCTGAGGAAGatgtcaccatgaaggaagcctcTGCACAGGGTGTTCTTGTTGGCCCTGCAGGGGGGTAGTAGAGCATAGTTCCTCTGTCAAAATCAGATTGCTCCTTGCCGTAGTCAACCGATATAGTGAGATTGTGTTTCTGGGTGTGGTTATCATGCTACACGTATGCTGTAGTAGTGTTGAATCATCGTGTGTAAAACTGGAGACTATGCTACGGAGTAGATCAGAACTTTGCTGGTAACTGCAGATTTTACGAAGATTGCTGCAGAATGACTTATGTATCTTTGGTGGTCCTTCCTTTGTTGTGCTTTGGagtttttgtttattgatgacatGTTTTGGTTAGTCGATTCAACATCGATTTCATAGAAATTTTGCCACCCAGACTTGTTACAATGTAGATTGATTTCAAAATCCGTTGAGAGAAATAGTATATTAGTATGGTCTTGTTTTCCCATAATCCTGAGGTGAAATAATATTAACCGTACGATCTTGCGTCTCCGGCCCAGCGCCATTCCCCAAAGGCCAAACTCTCCCGACGCTCGCCCAAAGCACAGACACGCAGGAGACGAGAAGAAACCCTAGTGAAACCCCGAGCCAGCCACCGCCCACCAGATCAAGATGGCTTCCGCCGCCGGCGGCGACACCAAGGGGAGGAAGCGCAAGTTCCTCCCCCACGGGAAACCGGTGAGGAAGGGCGCGTACCCGCTGCGCCCCGGCGTGCAGGGCTTCTTCATCACCTGCGACGGCGGCCGCGAGCAACAGGCCACCCGCGAGGCAATCTCCCTGCTGGACACCGTAAGACGCCGTGTTCACACTTCAGTAGTTGTTCGTCGTATTGCCATGTTGGAGTAGCACGTGTGCTACTTCGTGTGGGTTCTTAATTCCGCAAGTCACTTCTAATTAGAAGCTGCTGGAGGGATTCGTTCCACTTCAGATCGCTGATAGTGCTATGTTGTGTTTAGTGTAGTTACTTGTTTACTGTGGCGGGACAGTTTACTTCTTGTTGATTGATGCGAAGACTGATTGAAATGAAAAACACGACTGCAGCTTGCTGAACTGTGGCTTGTAATGTAGTTGTATTTGAAACTTTGAATCTTCCTGTCTAGAGTATGTACAGCCTTGGTATACTTTTTCCGGAAGATGGTGGTGATTCGCTCATATAGCAACAAACTAACCATAAGTTGTACAATTATGTTTTCCTTTCTGTTCTGGCAAGGGTTGTATGTTTATTTGTGCCATGTGTCAAGGGAAACGATGATACTTTGCCAAGTTGCCTGGTTGATTACTTGCCAAAATATGCTGGCTGATATGCAATTCTCGGTTGTTGGATGTGCAGTTTTACGAAGACCTGGTCGACGGGAAAGGGTTTGCTGACAAGTCCAAGATCATACCTGACAAACCGTTGAACAAAAAGATAAAGTTTGACGATTCTGATTCTGATGACGAGGATGCAGATCATTCAGTGAAGGAGACCAGCAATGGAAATGATGCAGAAAAAGGTGAAGCCAAGTCATCTGAGAAGCAACAAGAGGTACTTGGTAACTCAGAAATTACCAGCAAGGACGATGAAGAACAGGTGAAAAATGCTGATGGATCAGCACCAAAGAAGCAACGTGTGGAAGATGCCCCGGTTTCTGAGCAGACAGAGCCAAAAGAGCCTGCTGATAAACCaactgaggccattgaagaaccaAAAGAGTCCACTGATAAACCAGCAGAGACTAGTGACATACCAAAAGAGTCCACTGAGAAACTAGCAGAGACCAGTGATAAACCAAAAGAGTCCATTGGGTTACCAAAAGCGTCCAAGGACATACCTATTGATGATTTAATTGATCAGGACCTGAAACAACTGGGAGACAGGAAAAAGGTTTGTTTGCTTTTTGAGCTAAGTTACAGTTTAAGATACGTAGAAGGTGGTCTGTTCTTTTTTTTGAAAGCCAGAAGGTGGTTTGTTCTGTTAGATAGTAGTCCATATAAACTTATGCAAATGACTAAATTTGGTCAGACGTGCTTAACATATATTCTGGGTACAGTTTACACCATAAATATCTTACAATATTTTTATATGGAAACATGCAATTCTTATTCATAGCTCCTAGGCAGTTGTCGACAGTCAAaatacaccttatattttggaacCGAGGTGGGGATGCTCATAAAATCCTTGCTTCTCCACATCCCTTTCCCCATATCATATGTATGCTGGACATTGAAATGTTTTTGTGCTTAAGATCTAAAACACACTGTTTTCTTGCACTTGCCCTAAATTTGGAGTTCGTCTTGCTGTGGATAGAAATATTTCAGTATTTCAGTTCAGTAGTAATTAGTTTCAGTATTTTACTATTTATTCATTGATACTGACATACCGTAGTATTTAACTTTTTATTCTTTGCTACTTGTTTTATTCTTGTTACCACATCCCTGTGCAGTTATGTATAACTTCTTAAGTACACCTAGCAATTAATTTTGACAAGAAAAACTTATTTGACGACTGAATTATATATGACACCTCTCATTTTAGCAACTGTTTTCTGATAAATTGACAATCAGAATCTTGCGCAGCACATGATTGCTCCTTCAATAAACAATTCATTAGTATGAGAAAATGCAGAAAATACTAGTCCCATTATATTTTTTCTTTGCCTCACTATGGAAAACCACTATACTTGAAACAGAGGCTTTTTGCAAGCGTCGATTCAGGTTGCAATGGTTGCATCTTCATTCAAATGCACAAAAGAGACGGAGACCCTGGTCCAGTTGAGATTGTACAAAACTTGATGTCTTCGGCTGCCTCAACTCGCAAACATATGTCCAGGTTCATATTTGATGTTATTGGAATCTATCATTCCTTGTTCACTAAGTCTCATATTTCAagacataatttcttatgttgtgTGCAGTTATTTTCTTGCTTATAGACTTACATCTTGATTGTACTCTAGGTTTCTTCTGAGGGTTTGCCCTGCTGAGGTGGTATGTTATGCTTCAGAAGAGGAAATAACAAGAGCCATTAGTCCACTTGTTGAAAAGTACTTCCCCAAAGAATCTCCTTCAGGGCATAAGGTAACCTGCTCCTTGCTTGTTATGTGGTCTGGTATAAGAACATAGGGCAAAGCAGTAGGACTACGGTATATTTTGTCTTGCATGAGTAGGCATATAGGGTGTTGTTGCTTATAGATAAATATAATCAAATTACATTGTTCTAAGTCCTAATTATTTTAGTCCTAAGTCAGAGTTTTCTAATTTTGACCATGTTCATTGAAAAATATCAGCATCATGTTTCATGTGTATTTATTGGATGCGgtggatgttgatatttttttttaTTAACCATGCCAAACTTTGTAAACTTTTAACTTAGGTCAAGGCTTTATACCTTATATTTTGGACTGGAGGGAGTACAGACCAAATGCAATGTTTACATAATCAGTATCTAAATGCCATTCATCCGTCATATAAGTGACCCAAAGAAGTTTATTTGCTTTCATCATCCACAAAGTTTAGCACAAATATGCCACACTTTATGAGCAAGCGATTGCAGGCAGTTTCAGTAACCGACATCATTTATTAGGGCATGCATTGTTTCTATAGAACAATGCAAATTGCCCAAATAGGAGTTGTTTGCTTTGTTGTTTTCCTGTCCAAAATTCTACATGGTTCCttactcacttgtttcgttgttcGCAGTTTGCTGTGCTATATGAAGCAAGGTCAAACACGGGAATCGATAGAATGAAAATTATAAATGTAGTAGCAAAATCTATACCTCAAGCTCACAAAGTTGACCTCAGCAACCCTGACAAGACTATTATTGTCCAGATTGCCAAGGTAAATGCTTTAATACAGTTGGATTTCTTTCGAATGCCTATTATTATGTTGTATGAAAGTGCTTTGTCAACAAAACCTTATAGTACTACAATTGTCATTAAAATTCATATTAGTTGCTGCTCAAATCCCTAGtgttatgttttgtgaaagcactTTCTCTATTTCCAAACCCATACTAAATACAAATGATTGCCGACCTTACAAAGAACACACATGAGATCACTTTTTATAGTAGCTTTAGTAGATAGATGGTCTCAGCTGAGGTTCTGATAAACCATTTGTTTGAATTGTGAGCAGACTATATGCATGATTGGTGTGGTGGAGAGATACAAAGAGCTTGCCAAGTTCAACCTAAGGCAGCTGACATCGCCACCAGAGAAGTAACTGCTGGGAGAGGAATGGTTGCGTCTTGCTGGCTCCTGCGCCGTCTTAAACATACGCAACATCAGTTAGTTCGTTAGCTGGAGAGTGAAAATCACTGTTAAATGATTCAGGTCTACCGTCGCATTAAAACCTCGCATCCTGAGTTGTTTATTTTCCGCACAGTGCTACAACAATCGGTCGAATAAATTCCATCATGGCTCGGTTGGCTCTGTTATGTAGACTGCATGTTCGTTTTTATTGATTATAGAAGGTCAAGGTGTTTTGGTGTCAGCTGGCCTTGAAATCAGAATATGTGAAGTTGTCTAGATAATGTTTTTTTTTGTATGGTGAAGATTTTTGTTACATGCGTAGTATATAGACGTGTTTTAGTATGTAGACACGTGCAAATTTAGgcaaagttgagacatttttttTCCGGAACGGATGGGGTATAAAATATGCCTGTAAAGTAGGACCTGAGCAAGTCAAGACTGTAAGATGACGTTTCAAACGGGAAAATGTAGAACCTTTCGCTTTCCTAGCCCTGATTTTACTGGAAAAGTAATCTGGTTGGTAATCAATCAGCAGCAAAATTAATCTTGGTGAAATCCCAATCGCTTGGAGTTTAAGACAAACTGTAGAAAAAGTTTGAAGCGAGGCCGTAGAAAGATCAGACTGATCCAGTCTTTTCCCTAAAATAAAAGCTAGTCGTGCATCGAACGTTGACAGGGAACCATGCCATAGCGCAGATCAACGGCGGCCAGCCCAGCCAGCCATCCTCCGCTCGGTCGGCGGGCAGGAGTGGCACTTAATGCTGGAGACCACCGCACCGCCCGCGACCACGGCAGCGCAGCACAACCAGCCAACCGAAACCACTACCACGGGCACCGCTATCGGGGGATGACCGATGATGGGATTACGCGAAAGCTACCCTTACCCGAAATCATCCAACCGAACGCATCATCACTCAGCACGCGCGTGCCTGATCTGATTCGACGGGGTGTAAACAGATCGGATCAATTTTTACTTATACCATAATAGTATTTTTGAccatttttttttcttggatttggatCGGAGCGGATTTTGCCTGGTTTCGGATTTGAATGCTACTGATTCAAATTGAAAATAGGATGGATTTGGACCGAAAACAAAAATAGTGGGATACACCTCTCATTGGTAGATAGTTATAGTGCTTGCAAAACTTAGCTAAACATGCTGCCAAACGAATTTGGTAACTCAATAACTAATAACATTGTGAGATTAGCCTTGACATTTGACTTTAAAATCGGATTATCCAATTTAAAACCTTCAAATATCTTTATTAAATCATGATACACCGTAGAGACCCGTCGTTGTTGGCATGGTACATGCAACACCGCTCCACTTCTTGCCTCCACCATCCAGCAGCTCACATGTGATCTAACATTTTGCACGGGGACGGCGTCGAGCCATCGATGTTGCCAAAAGACAACCTTTGCGAGTTTGGGTACAAATATACGTATTTTGATCAATGAGAATAGTTAGGTTGTCTTGGAAATTGTTCTTCTCTGGCTGTCACCGTACGATTAAGATGTTATTATCGTTTTGTAGCCGCATGAATTTAGTTGCGAGGATCAATCAGTTGTTACATTTGACCTGTAGAGATACTTGTTTACCCGTTGCATGAGAAAGAGAAAAGTCAGTATAAACAAATTGCGTACACCCACAATCCACATGCCACGTGTTCTTGCTTGAGATAGTCCTCTTGTATGCCTTTTCTATCTGAATTGTGAAAAAAGGAACCTCTTAGTCTAACCTTTTTTAATCGACCTGGAAAATGCAACACCACTCCATCTCTTTCCTTCACCATCTAGCAACCAGGGAGGAAGCCAGGAAACTACAACAAGGGGTGTCAATTGCATGTAAAATACATTGGAGGGGGCCCATATTAGTTAAATTTAAAGATTAAATCCACAGATTAAGTTGGTgggtttcaaaaaaaatccacCATGAGGGATCCATGGCTCTAGTCCAACACACATCTGATCCAACATCTTACACGGGGGCGGGGCAACGTCGAGCTGTCAACGTTGTTAAAACACGAATTTTGCAATTTTGGGTAGAAATATGCAATTTTGTTAAAACGTCGACCTATAAGAACTTACAAATTGTTTTTTCTCCCGATACAATTAAGTTGTTATTATCGTTTTGTAGTTGCATGAATCTAGTTGTGAGGATCAAATTGGTTGTTACAATTGACATGTGGAGATGCTTATTTACCAGCTGCATGAGAAATAGAAAAGTCAGTATAAACAAATTGCCTACACCCACAATTCACATGGCAAGTGTTCTTGCTTGAGATAGTCCTCTTGTTTGGCTTTTCTATCTGAATTGCGAAAACAGACACTTCTTGGTCAAAACCTTTTTTATCTACGTTCTGTCCCGCAAATGTATTTATTTAGGTAGTATGAGAACTCAAAAGTCCAAAGCCTATATGGGGTACACATCGCCGCGTACATCTGTGTGGGGANNNNNNNNNNNNNNNNNNNNNNNNNNNNNNNNNNNNNNNNNNNNNNNNNNNNNNNNNNNNNNNNNNNNNNNNNNNNNNNNNNNNNNNNNNNNNNNNNNNNGCGccttgcatgatctaaactcttctactcgtcgcttttctattgcttgcctgcaagttcttgtttaatcttgggggaacctgtttgtgctaacgacgcgtcgttacgtttttgcagatgagatgagtaaccatgaagtgtaatggccgtctctccaaccccaagtagcacatgtagcgtacttcatcaccggatctatcaaccccaggaagatctgctgtgactcccacagagtgcttctcctaatgtaagtcccttgtggacgattttgggacgttgtctatcagaacttttcttgtagtgatttgtgatttctctttacttatttcaagctgagttatatgaagagaatgtttactagaatatcttgtgtgaattaatatgatgcttcttgtccgtattttatttatcgactcttcactccataaacatgtggtcttgtttattgagctcagtttcgtttggggacaagcgaggtctaagcttggggggagttgatacgtccattttgcatcactattttatatcataatttgctgttattcattgatatatttcgtatttagagatgatacttatgttatttcacctattttgcatgtttcataatcattggagaattattcaccggagtcaggattctgctggaaaaagcaccgtcaggacgccatatttcggaagatcaacaagtgGCAAAAGTTAtatggaaaatcctatttttccagaagacgaagggagccaaaaggaggggccgagaggggccgccatggcccccccataggccggcgcgggccctggcctggccgcgccgccatgtggggagggggcccacagccccctctggccgcctctccttcgcgtacttcttcaccccgaaaacctaagccacggggagttacggagaatagacagagccgcctctgcggagcggagagacaccagagagaaaagagctctccggcgggcaggaatccgccggggaaattccctcccggagggggaaatcgacgccatcgccatcgtcttcgagctggacatcatctccatcatcatcaccatcatctccatcatcatcaccgccatctccaccgctgcacctcgtcaccgctgtaacaattagggttggatcttgattgtttgataggggaaactctcccggtattgatttctacttgttattgatgctattgagtgaaaccattgaaccaaggtttatgttcagattgttattcatcatcatatcacctctgatcatgttccatatgatgtctcatgagtagttcgtttagttcttgaggacatgggtgaagtctaaatgttagtagtgaatcatggttgagtaatattcaatgttatgatatttaaattgtggtgttactcttatagtggtgtcatgtgaacgtcgactacatggtacttcacctttatgggcctaggggagtacattttgtattcgtttgctaattgtgaggttgccggagcgacagaaacctaaacccccgttaatatatcggtgcaggagggatagcaggatctcagagtttaaggctgtggttagatttatcttaattactttcttgtatttgcggatgcttgcaaggggtataatcacaagtatgtattagttgtaggaagggcggtgcattagcataggttcacccacacaacacttatcaaaacaatgaagattaatcaactatatgaagcgaaagcactagactaaaatccccgtgtgtcctcgagaacgtttggtcattataagtaaacaaaccggcttgtcctttgtgctaaaaaggattgggccactcgctgcaattatttcttttgcaatttacttactcgtactttatttatctgctatatcaaaaccccctgaatacttgtctgtgagcatttacagtgaatccttcatcgaaactgcttgtcaacaccttctgctcctcgttgggttcgacactcttatt contains:
- the LOC124704316 gene encoding probable prefoldin subunit 2, whose translation is MASRAGGDGKEPINEQVVANTYANMRTEMNQLYTKITELEMEVSEHSLVIGAIEPLDPTRRCYRMIGGVLVERTIKEVLPAVHRNKEGLEEVVSRMKEALEKKKKEITEFELKYKIRIRKGDGNAEEDVTMKEASAQGVLVGPAGG
- the LOC124704315 gene encoding uncharacterized protein LOC124704315, with the protein product MASAAGGDTKGRKRKFLPHGKPVRKGAYPLRPGVQGFFITCDGGREQQATREAISLLDTFYEDLVDGKGFADKSKIIPDKPLNKKIKFDDSDSDDEDADHSVKETSNGNDAEKGEAKSSEKQQEVLGNSEITSKDDEEQVKNADGSAPKKQRVEDAPVSEQTEPKEPADKPTEAIEEPKESTDKPAETSDIPKESTEKLAETSDKPKESIGLPKASKDIPIDDLIDQDLKQLGDRKKRLFASVDSGCNGCIFIQMHKRDGDPGPVEIVQNLMSSAASTRKHMSRFLLRVCPAEVVCYASEEEITRAISPLVEKYFPKESPSGHKFAVLYEARSNTGIDRMKIINVVAKSIPQAHKVDLSNPDKTIIVQIAKTICMIGVVERYKELAKFNLRQLTSPPEK